Part of the Calliopsis andreniformis isolate RMS-2024a chromosome 12, iyCalAndr_principal, whole genome shotgun sequence genome, TAAACTgattaactccactttttgaatatttaaaaattgtagtaCCTAAACAAAACTTGATCGATACTTAACCGATTTGTCAAATGAGCACTGATGTATACATGAGCAGCTCAACTTTACCCATAACTTTTAAGACAGCGTTTGAGCTGCCCCCTAGGTGACGAAAATATTTCTGGCACTGAAATTCAATATGGCTGTTCATAGGCGGCAAATTCAAATAACTTCAATTCATGTGAATGCATACGTCCTGTTACGTGCAGATGCAATTAGAAAATTCAAACGATAATGAATCATTTCATAAATGAATCACTCTATCACTCCCAGGAAGATACCGAAAACGGTTCTGGGAAGCGTAAATAACTGCAATGAATGTTCATAAGTATAATTTATTGAACCTCAAAATAATTACCTGAATGTTCAACATATTTTCCTTGCTTGATGAATTGCGGAAAAAGCATTCTCTTCCCGTTCTAACAGAATGCAGATACAATTGTATTGCTGGCGTAAATGAAAAACAGATTCTAAAGAGAGAGCACGCACGTTTAACAATCCGTCGTAAAACAAAACATAGATGGCTTTAAAGTACATAAAGTTAAGTCAAGGTCTCATTTTACTGATTATCCAGGGTACAAAATCGGCTACTCGAGCGTAAATATTAGGCCACCGAAGGATCTTACAACTTTTCGGACCATAGGAACCAATCCCTTCAACCGACCATCTTACTCTACCATTTCGAGATTCTTGGTTGGACATCAGAGCATTTTCCCCACACCAGCTTCTGCTACTTTGTCCACCAGCGCACATTTGCCCGTAACCAACTATCATGTTTTTCGTTTTGTAAAGCTCCTGGCACTTTTCTGTGTCAACTGACGGCACTGAATATTTTACCTTTATCTCTGACAACGATCCCATCTCTGTTTCCTCCCAGCCAACCGCAATAAACGTCCGTTTCAACCTGGCGTTAGTGTTTGATGGTAGACATACCGGTTTAATGAAAGTGGTAAATGTAACGTTCTGAGACAGTCTTAACAGAGCGATATCGAAACTTTTGTTGGCTGATCCAAATCTTTCATGGATGATTTGTTCTTCTACACTAACAGAGATAGGATCATCTACACACATTATACGACCTCCATTATCTGAGATACAATCAGTAGTTGCTGCTGTAGTGTCGTACACGCCTAAGCTCACAGATTCCAACTGCCATCCATTTAAAAAGCTGTCTTTGATGCAGTGAGCCGAGGTTAAaacataacgattattaattagAACACCAAGACAACctttaaattttgtattttctgtaaaacgcaatattaaatttatgcaTTATTTGCTGCATTCGCTGAAAGTtcaatttttagtttattttgAATACTTGCGTTTTTTATGTTCCAATAGTGCCATCCAAGGGAATTCGTCTATCTCTGTCCTTTCCCGATCGACGATTGGTCGATCCAAATCTTGACCACATTCGGTAGGTAGCAAAGGACTGATTCGAATCTCGTCATCCTGGTTTTTGTTGCTTAGGTTTTCAACGGTTTCATTTTGTATCGGATAGGTATCAGAGTGTGACAGTGGACAGCAAATTCGCAGAGTGCTGCCACCGAAATCGCACTGCGACTTCCATAAAAAGTCGTGTTTTTCTAGGGTTTCTAGGCTGATATGTCCTATTAGAATTAGATTCACCATTGGTCGACATTGTCTTATTGCGACGCATAGGCCAAATTCATTGTTGGGTGTTATACAGTTAGAATTCCCTTGCAGTTCTGGATAGAAAAAATTATTCTATCAGATGAAGTAATAATAGTGTTAATTATAATACGTGTTTCTTGTAATTTGATGATATTTTGAATGGATGTGACTTCTTTATTACTATCACTTAGTACTATAGTACTACATTTACAGTtgctactacgattattgcttTTGCGTATCACAGATGGTTAATAAATATAACTTACGGCCATTGAGAGAAATAAATGCAAACGTTTGAAACAGGACACCTAAGACAATCGATTTAACCATTTCTGTGTTTGATGCTTTGTCTATGATTCGAAGGATTGTTTATCGTAAAAGGAAAATTACAGATGTCACTAATATTTGAAGTAACGCAAAAACTGCAACCTTTATGTCGAAGATCACAATAGTGACTGATACCAGTGATGACAGTGACCGAAGTCAGGGTCGCCTCGTTCCCCCACTATGTAGGGATGCTTCGACTGACCAGTCCGG contains:
- the LOC143186265 gene encoding phenoloxidase-activating factor 1-like, giving the protein MVKSIVLGVLFQTNNRSSNCKCSTIVLSDSNKEVTSIQNIIKLQETQLQGNSNCITPNNEFGLCVAIRQCRPMVNLILIGHISLETLEKHDFLWKSQCDFGGSTLRICCPLSHSDTYPIQNETVENLSNKNQDDEIRISPLLPTECGQDLDRPIVDRERTEIDEFPWMALLEHKKQNTKFKGCLGVLINNRYVLTSAHCIKDSFLNGWQLESVSLGVYDTTAATTDCISDNGGRIMCVDDPISVSVEEQIIHERFGSANKSFDIALLRLSQNVTFTTFIKPVCLPSNTNARLKRTFIAVGWEETEMGSLSEIKVKYSVPSVDTEKCQELYKTKNMIVGYGQMCAGGQSSRSWCGENALMSNQESRNGRVRWSVEGIGSYGPKSCKILRWPNIYARVADFVPWIISKMRP